Genomic segment of Pseudomonas sp. CCI4.2:
GTGACGTCCGCGACATTGGCTGCCGTGCCCACCACGCTGTGCGTCAGACCCGTATCAGCGTCTACTCCGATGTGCGCTTTCATCCCGAAAAAATATTGATTACCTTTCTTGGTCTGATGCATTTCGGGGTCGCGTTTACCCTCTTTATTCTTGGTCGACGTCGGCGCATGAATGATCGTGGCATCAACAATTGTGCCCTGACGAAGCATCAAACCTCGGTCTCCCAGGTAGCCATTAATGACCTCCAGGATTCCCCCGGCAAGATGGTTTTTCTCCAGCAGGCGACGGAAGTTGAGAATCGTGGTTTCGTCGGGAATGCGTTCCAGATTCAACCCCGCGAACTGGCGCAGAATCGTGGTCTCATAAAGAGACTCTTCCATTGCTGGATCGCTATAGCCGAACCAGTTCTGCATCAGGTGCACACGCAACATGGCCATCAAGGGATACGCCGGGCGGCCCCCTTCGCCTTTTGGATAATGCGGCTCGATCAAAGCGATCAACCCCTTCCAGGGGACGACCTTGTCCATCTCGCTCAGGAAAATCTCACGGCGGGTTCGCTTACGTTTACCGGCGTACTCGGCATCGGCGAAAGAAATTTGCTTCATGGGGGGCAACCGCTCGGCTCATGTGATGGGGGACATTTCACCAGATTTGAAAACCTTTTTCAGAGTTTCCCTAGACGCTTTGGCAGTTTGATCGAAGTCAGTCCAACGGATTTTCAGCACCTGACCCAAAATTGAACATCTTCTTAGCCTGATTTAAATTGTCAGGTTAAAGCTTCCTTCTGGCACGCTGAGGCATCGAAAATCCTGTACGCCACTACGTACACTCTTTTCTCCCACGGCGCGCTGCAGGGCCTCTGAGCAATCCTCTCTGGTTTTGCTTTTTCATAGACTCCGGAAGTCACGCGGTATACGCGGTGCGTACGCGATTACGCTGTGTATGCCGTTATTTATCTTTCCGAAGCGGATAATCACTCACCATCAATCCATACATTTTTTATCCAGTTAGCAAGATCAGGCCTGGCTGAAAAACGGTACAGAACGGATTAAAAAAAGGCCGACCACCGACATTTTTAACTGACATTTACCTAAGCTTTGACCATTAGGTAGAGCGTCACAAAATAGAAAGTAGGTAAGGGCAAGCAGGGTTAAAAAATACTCTACCCCTGAAAAATAGTCAGGCTCAACGCAGAACTGAATCGAGCGGATAGATGCTTTATGAAGCCTTTTTAATACCAGAGCAAAAATAACAACCGCCATATCAACAACGTAACCGGCCAGTCGCCTTACGGCGATTTACCCGATCATATATGTATGTTGACGGAGCTGGTTCTACATGACTCAAGCATGCACATCTCCGTCGACCAAATAAGGGGAGCGATTGATAAAGTCAGTAGTAGGTGCGGCTTTAGTATTCAGACGCCCCACCACCCCTTCTGAAAATATTAGTTTAAGAAAGCACAATAAATCCATCCCCCCGCTTCGAAAACCAAATAAATCCAACCATCTACTAGTTTTTCCTTAAGCAAAATCAGCAAAATTATTTTTTCACTCGCTTCCACTAAATTTTTCATAAATCCAATTAAACCCGGTGAACAACAATCCAGAGACTAACCCCACCGAGACAAAATAAAACATGCCAACCATAGAAGGGAAGGGCCAGAAACCCAGAGACTCTTGCCCAAACAAAGCGGA
This window contains:
- a CDS encoding IS5 family transposase — translated: MKQISFADAEYAGKRKRTRREIFLSEMDKVVPWKGLIALIEPHYPKGEGGRPAYPLMAMLRVHLMQNWFGYSDPAMEESLYETTILRQFAGLNLERIPDETTILNFRRLLEKNHLAGGILEVINGYLGDRGLMLRQGTIVDATIIHAPTSTKNKEGKRDPEMHQTKKGNQYFFGMKAHIGVDADTGLTHSVVGTAANVADVTQVDQLLHGEETHLCGDAGYTGVEKRLEHEGREMIWSISARPSSRRKHGEKSVIGRALRKIEYAKSQTRAKVEHPFRVIKRQFGYTKVRFRGLVKNTAQLVTLFALSNLWMARRHLMEPIGQVRPQYGN